A region of Pseudarthrobacter sp. NIBRBAC000502770 DNA encodes the following proteins:
- a CDS encoding strictosidine synthase, producing MGTSPSTTQPRVKKYFTSSIRLWVRSDQPRHTGMDYWKGPHSGIIAATPGLAEYRQIHLAEHNPGLLPATAGMETTIPGDRRIDGIAEVTFQSALSPLRGRKQTALAFKDEINVFRRTLLYAAPNASRWYDVASPAKTVGSRAIVYLRRRRGVRPVEFRKFLQKELIPALAGTGLLTELRTQSFMPWIEKMWDTPHVAHDNPSHERFHASVVLGFADEAARDAFFSSSTVEKLSHQLTPLASAIHAYDVEAALTFVRQGRTLPDYEE from the coding sequence ATGGGCACCTCCCCGTCAACCACGCAACCCCGCGTGAAAAAATACTTCACTTCCTCGATCCGGCTGTGGGTGCGCAGCGACCAGCCCCGCCACACCGGAATGGACTACTGGAAGGGTCCGCACTCCGGCATCATCGCCGCCACCCCCGGTCTGGCGGAGTACCGGCAGATCCACCTGGCCGAACACAACCCCGGCCTCTTGCCAGCCACCGCCGGGATGGAGACCACCATCCCCGGTGACCGCAGGATCGACGGCATCGCTGAAGTCACCTTTCAATCCGCGCTCTCCCCGCTACGGGGACGCAAGCAGACCGCCCTGGCGTTCAAGGACGAGATCAATGTGTTCCGCCGCACGCTGCTCTACGCCGCTCCGAACGCCTCCCGCTGGTACGACGTCGCCTCCCCGGCAAAAACAGTCGGCTCACGCGCCATCGTTTACCTCCGTCGCCGCCGTGGCGTCCGCCCGGTCGAATTCCGGAAGTTCCTTCAGAAAGAACTCATTCCTGCCCTGGCCGGCACCGGCTTGCTGACGGAACTACGCACCCAGTCGTTCATGCCCTGGATCGAAAAAATGTGGGACACACCCCACGTCGCGCACGACAACCCGAGCCACGAGCGCTTCCATGCCTCGGTCGTGCTGGGCTTCGCCGACGAAGCGGCCCGCGACGCCTTCTTCAGCAGCAGCACCGTTGAGAAGCTGTCACACCAGTTGACCCCGCTGGCCTCTGCGATTCACGCCTACGACGTCGAGGCAGCCCTCACCTTTGTCAGGCAGGGCCGCACCCTCCCCGACTACGAAGAGTAG
- a CDS encoding alpha/beta fold hydrolase: MDNAETPKKPIVTSYAKAPASTVAAGGVTYAYRELGPKGGIPVVFFVHLAGTLDNWDPRIIDPIAKNRHVITFDQPGVGASTGQVPDSIEVMADDAHTFIKALGFDKIDLFAFSLGGMIAQDLAIKHPDLVRKLVLTGTGPRGGKDIDKVVGTTYRDIIRATLTRSDPKEFLFFNRNTTGKTAAKFFIKRLQERTVDRDKPITTRAFQTQLKAIQKFGRSAPSDLSTLEHPTLIANGDNDRMVPSVLSEDLHRRIKGSELIIYPDSGHGGIFQYHATFAPAAVEFLTR; the protein is encoded by the coding sequence GTGGACAACGCCGAAACCCCGAAGAAGCCCATTGTCACCTCGTACGCCAAAGCACCCGCTAGCACCGTCGCCGCCGGCGGTGTCACCTACGCCTACCGCGAGCTGGGACCGAAGGGCGGCATCCCCGTCGTGTTCTTCGTACACCTCGCCGGCACTCTGGATAACTGGGATCCCCGTATCATCGACCCCATCGCGAAGAACCGCCACGTCATCACCTTCGACCAGCCAGGTGTCGGCGCATCCACCGGACAGGTTCCCGACAGCATCGAGGTAATGGCCGACGACGCCCATACCTTCATCAAGGCCCTCGGGTTCGACAAGATCGATTTGTTCGCCTTCTCACTGGGCGGCATGATCGCCCAGGACCTGGCCATCAAGCACCCCGACCTTGTCCGCAAACTGGTGCTGACCGGAACCGGCCCGCGGGGAGGCAAAGATATCGACAAGGTCGTCGGCACCACCTACCGGGACATAATCCGCGCCACCCTGACACGGTCGGACCCCAAGGAGTTCCTGTTCTTCAACCGCAACACCACCGGCAAGACTGCCGCGAAATTCTTCATCAAGCGCCTTCAGGAGCGCACCGTCGACCGTGACAAGCCGATCACCACCCGTGCATTCCAAACCCAGCTGAAGGCAATCCAGAAGTTTGGCCGCTCCGCCCCGTCGGACCTGTCCACACTCGAGCACCCGACACTCATCGCCAACGGCGACAACGACCGCATGGTGCCCTCGGTCCTCTCCGAGGACCTGCACCGGCGCATCAAGGGATCCGAACTGATCATCTACCCCGACTCAGGCCACGGCGGGATCTTCCAGTACCACGCCACGTTCGCCCCCGCCGCCGTCGAATTCCTCACCCGCTGA
- a CDS encoding NADP-dependent oxidoreductase produces the protein MRAFVVTKYKEPLREAEVPEPAVGERDVLVQVQAAGLNQLDEKIRLGEFKQILPYKLRLILGNDVAGTVLQVGAKVRGFKSGDEVYARPNQHRIGTFAERIAVAEEDLALKPASASMAEAGSLPLVALTAWQALIEQGNVGPGQKVLIHAGAGGVGSIAIQLAKHLGATVATTASSSNADFVRDLGADIVIDYRTQDFEQLLSGFDLVLDSLGGENLQKSLRILKPGGKAIGIAGPPDPVFARKAGLNPVMRLAVTGLSSRIRRQARKLGVSYEFLFMRASGDQLRQISALVDAGVLRPLVGKVFTFEQTPQALQSLAAGGIRGKAVLTVNN, from the coding sequence ATGCGAGCGTTCGTCGTCACCAAGTACAAGGAGCCGCTGCGCGAAGCCGAGGTCCCTGAGCCGGCCGTCGGCGAACGGGACGTGCTCGTGCAGGTTCAGGCAGCAGGCCTGAACCAGCTGGACGAGAAGATCCGGCTGGGTGAGTTCAAGCAGATCCTTCCCTACAAGCTCCGGCTGATCCTCGGCAACGACGTCGCTGGCACCGTCCTGCAGGTAGGGGCCAAGGTGCGCGGATTCAAGTCCGGCGATGAGGTCTATGCCCGCCCCAACCAACACCGCATCGGCACATTCGCCGAGCGCATTGCCGTCGCCGAGGAAGACCTTGCGCTCAAGCCCGCCTCGGCCAGCATGGCGGAAGCGGGCTCCCTGCCGCTCGTAGCGCTTACGGCATGGCAGGCCCTCATCGAGCAGGGCAACGTTGGTCCAGGGCAGAAGGTTCTTATCCACGCCGGCGCCGGCGGGGTTGGCTCGATCGCCATCCAGCTCGCCAAGCACCTCGGCGCGACCGTTGCAACCACCGCGAGCAGCTCCAACGCCGACTTCGTGCGGGACCTCGGCGCGGACATCGTCATCGACTACCGCACCCAGGACTTTGAGCAGCTCCTGAGCGGATTCGACCTGGTGCTCGACAGCCTTGGCGGCGAGAACCTGCAGAAGTCACTGCGCATCCTCAAGCCCGGTGGGAAGGCGATTGGGATCGCAGGCCCGCCTGATCCGGTGTTCGCCCGCAAAGCAGGCCTCAACCCCGTGATGCGCCTGGCGGTCACCGGGCTCAGCAGCAGGATTCGGAGGCAGGCCAGGAAGCTCGGCGTCAGCTATGAGTTTCTCTTCATGCGAGCCAGCGGCGACCAACTGCGCCAGATCAGCGCTCTGGTTGACGCCGGCGTGCTGCGCCCCCTCGTTGGGAAGGTCTTCACCTTCGAGCAGACCCCACAAGCGCTCCAGTCCCTGGCCGCGGGCGGCATCCGCGGCAAGGCAGTGCTCACCGTCAACAACTGA
- a CDS encoding SDR family oxidoreductase, which produces MPSLNGAVVLVTGANGGIGTHFVHDALARGASKVYATARTPRAWEDERIVPLTLDVADSASIQAAVAAAGDVSVLINNAGASVASPGILTHTDAEIRTNVETNFLGPLFLARAFAPILSAKDDSVIIDIHSAMSWYAVGGIYSATKAALWSATNSLRLELAPEGVHVVGVHVGYVDTAMASNATGPKMDPADLVRTVLDAVEAGEYEVLADETSVQLKAGLSAPIEALYPQLTHTKA; this is translated from the coding sequence ATGCCCTCACTCAATGGAGCAGTCGTCCTCGTCACCGGTGCAAACGGCGGCATCGGAACCCACTTCGTCCATGACGCCCTCGCCCGCGGCGCCAGCAAGGTCTACGCCACCGCCCGCACCCCCCGCGCCTGGGAGGACGAGCGCATCGTCCCGCTCACCCTCGACGTCGCCGACTCCGCCTCCATTCAGGCAGCGGTCGCAGCCGCCGGGGACGTCTCGGTGTTGATCAACAACGCCGGAGCCTCAGTGGCAAGCCCGGGCATCCTCACCCACACGGACGCGGAGATCCGGACCAACGTCGAGACGAACTTCCTCGGCCCGCTCTTCCTCGCCCGCGCCTTCGCGCCGATCCTGTCCGCGAAGGATGACTCCGTGATCATCGACATCCACTCCGCCATGAGCTGGTACGCGGTCGGCGGCATTTACAGCGCGACCAAGGCCGCCCTATGGTCGGCGACCAACTCGCTGCGGCTGGAGCTCGCCCCCGAAGGCGTCCATGTGGTGGGCGTCCACGTCGGGTACGTCGACACGGCGATGGCTTCGAACGCCACCGGTCCCAAGATGGACCCTGCCGATCTCGTCCGCACGGTGCTGGATGCCGTCGAAGCCGGCGAGTACGAGGTTCTCGCCGACGAGACATCCGTCCAGCTCAAGGCCGGACTCAGTGCCCCCATCGAGGCCCTTTACCCTCAACTGACCCACACCAAAGCCTAG
- a CDS encoding alkene reductase → MTLSSLWQPFTLGRVDLPHRLALAPMTRSRSNPDGTPGDLAAEYYGQRASLGLIITEGVQPSGDGQGYPNTPGIYTPEQIEGWRKITDKVHAGGGAVFIQLMHVGRMSHPDNTPHHRQPVAPSAISADQEIFTPTGLQKTPTPRELSIEDIRTTVAEFRHAAASAIAAGADGVEIHGANGYLLHQFLSPNANHRTDSYGGTVENRSRFVIEIAQAVAGEIGADRVGIRLSPAMPLGGIDEGDTESVRAQYRHLVGELATLNLAYLHVHHLGDDELLRSLRDVWPTAVLVVRYGRNREQIAGDIEAGLADIAPLGRFALANPDIVERLRSNAPLNEMDPTTLYGGGAAGYTDYPVLANA, encoded by the coding sequence ATGACCTTGTCTTCTCTTTGGCAACCCTTCACCCTTGGCCGCGTGGACCTTCCCCACCGGCTTGCGCTGGCACCAATGACCCGAAGCCGTTCCAACCCGGATGGCACACCGGGTGACCTGGCCGCTGAATATTACGGGCAGCGCGCATCCCTGGGATTGATCATTACCGAGGGCGTGCAACCGTCAGGGGATGGGCAGGGCTATCCGAATACGCCGGGGATTTACACCCCTGAGCAGATCGAGGGCTGGCGAAAGATCACCGACAAGGTGCACGCGGGCGGTGGGGCGGTGTTCATCCAGCTGATGCATGTGGGCCGGATGTCCCACCCGGACAACACCCCCCACCACCGTCAGCCGGTGGCACCGTCGGCGATCTCCGCCGACCAGGAAATATTCACGCCAACAGGATTGCAGAAGACGCCGACGCCGCGAGAGCTAAGCATCGAGGATATCCGGACCACCGTGGCTGAGTTTCGTCACGCCGCCGCCTCGGCCATCGCGGCCGGCGCTGACGGGGTCGAAATCCATGGCGCAAACGGCTATCTCCTGCACCAGTTCCTCTCCCCCAACGCCAACCACCGCACCGACTCCTACGGCGGAACGGTAGAAAACCGGTCCCGGTTCGTGATCGAGATCGCCCAGGCTGTGGCCGGGGAAATCGGAGCGGACAGGGTTGGCATCCGCCTCTCCCCCGCCATGCCCCTGGGTGGAATCGACGAAGGTGACACCGAGAGTGTGCGCGCCCAGTACCGGCACCTTGTCGGTGAGCTCGCGACCCTGAACCTGGCCTACCTGCACGTTCATCACCTGGGCGATGACGAGCTGCTCCGATCCCTCAGGGACGTATGGCCGACGGCGGTCCTGGTGGTCCGTTACGGGCGCAACCGCGAACAGATCGCCGGTGACATCGAGGCCGGCCTTGCCGACATCGCCCCGCTGGGCCGTTTCGCGCTTGCCAACCCCGACATCGTCGAGCGGTTGCGTTCCAACGCCCCGCTCAACGAAATGGACCCCACAACCCTCTATGGTGGCGGCGCAGCCGGGTACACCGATTACCCGGTACTTGCCAACGCGTGA
- a CDS encoding DUF4192 domain-containing protein — MEKLTITTPSDVLSFIGHTLGFWPQESLVCITMNENSIGATLRIDLPRQPGQELPYARTVAHYLTSDTTATSILFAVYTSETTHPGQTKPHAGTIAALTGVLAEQGITIRDGLFVGDTTFSPYDGEPGTSIALPVSSTQTSAINAEFIYRGSYIQATDRITLPTTSEARTKANAVGKHMETISSQQSDTALEQGRKLWADMLDSTEFPGDDDCHALVANLQFPAIRDRLIADIPGVDEPMQHILFAQTETAPKWSRIEWAQQVLLHAYTRTSPEHAAPVLTAIGYINWWEGRGSKAHQFLQLALDTDPAYRLARLSDQMIGYGIVAGWNMNKNTAYRALPFDMP; from the coding sequence ATGGAAAAGCTCACGATCACAACACCATCAGATGTCCTCAGCTTCATCGGCCACACCCTGGGCTTCTGGCCCCAGGAAAGCCTCGTCTGCATCACCATGAACGAGAACAGCATCGGAGCAACACTCCGCATCGATCTCCCCCGCCAACCCGGCCAGGAACTCCCCTACGCGCGTACAGTCGCCCACTACCTCACCAGCGACACCACCGCCACATCCATCCTCTTCGCCGTCTACACCAGCGAAACCACCCACCCCGGCCAGACCAAACCCCACGCCGGCACCATCGCCGCACTTACCGGAGTCCTTGCCGAACAAGGGATCACCATCCGTGACGGACTGTTCGTCGGGGACACGACCTTCTCCCCCTACGACGGCGAACCCGGCACCAGCATCGCCCTGCCCGTCAGCTCCACCCAAACCAGCGCCATCAATGCCGAATTCATCTACCGCGGCAGCTACATCCAAGCCACCGACCGCATCACCCTGCCAACAACCAGCGAGGCACGAACCAAGGCGAACGCAGTCGGAAAGCACATGGAAACGATCAGCTCCCAGCAAAGCGACACCGCACTCGAGCAAGGCAGGAAACTTTGGGCGGACATGCTCGACTCCACCGAGTTTCCCGGTGACGACGACTGCCACGCCCTGGTCGCGAATCTCCAGTTCCCAGCAATCCGAGATCGGCTCATCGCGGACATCCCGGGCGTGGACGAACCCATGCAACACATCCTCTTCGCCCAAACGGAAACGGCCCCGAAGTGGTCACGGATCGAGTGGGCACAACAAGTGCTCCTGCACGCCTATACCCGCACCAGCCCCGAACACGCAGCCCCAGTGCTCACGGCCATCGGCTACATCAACTGGTGGGAAGGAAGAGGCAGCAAAGCCCACCAATTCCTCCAACTCGCCCTCGACACAGACCCCGCCTACCGCCTCGCCCGCCTCAGCGACCAAATGATCGGCTACGGCATCGTCGCAGGATGGAACATGAACAAGAACACGGCCTACAGAGCCCTGCCGTTCGACATGCCGTAA
- a CDS encoding fumarylacetoacetate hydrolase family protein produces MAYANYRYKGHNYLGEVHGEYLIPLAGLTDIGPETSADLLASAARLRELRVPLSEVTLRAASPKAGKILCVGLNYKDHADDTSTATFPALFPKYTTTLIGPADDIILPPESTQVDFEGELAVIIGKTGRRIVEQNAMDHILGYCVSNDITMRDFQNKSHQWLQGKIWDNTTPLGPHIVTPAESDISKVGISTTLNGEVVQKSDLSHLIFSIPTLIATISEFTTLEPGDVILTGTPAGVGYRRDPQLFLKDGDSVTVTVEGVGSITNTVRAETT; encoded by the coding sequence ATGGCCTACGCAAACTACCGATACAAGGGTCACAACTACCTTGGCGAAGTTCACGGCGAATACCTCATCCCGCTGGCCGGGCTCACAGACATCGGACCGGAAACATCCGCCGATCTCCTTGCCAGTGCCGCCCGCCTGAGGGAATTACGGGTTCCCCTATCCGAAGTCACCCTGCGCGCGGCGTCACCAAAAGCCGGCAAGATCCTCTGCGTGGGCCTGAACTACAAAGACCATGCCGACGACACCAGCACGGCCACCTTTCCCGCCCTCTTCCCCAAGTACACAACCACCCTCATAGGACCTGCCGACGACATCATCCTTCCCCCGGAGTCCACCCAGGTCGACTTCGAGGGCGAACTCGCCGTCATCATCGGCAAGACAGGCCGCCGCATCGTCGAACAGAACGCAATGGACCACATCCTTGGCTACTGCGTCTCCAACGACATCACCATGCGCGACTTCCAAAACAAGTCCCACCAATGGCTGCAGGGCAAGATCTGGGACAACACCACCCCGCTCGGCCCGCACATCGTCACACCCGCAGAATCCGACATCAGCAAGGTCGGCATCAGCACCACCCTGAACGGGGAAGTCGTCCAAAAATCGGATCTCTCCCACCTGATCTTCAGCATCCCCACACTCATCGCCACCATCTCCGAATTCACCACCCTAGAACCAGGGGACGTCATCCTCACCGGCACACCAGCCGGAGTCGGATACCGCCGTGACCCCCAACTGTTCCTCAAAGACGGCGACTCCGTCACCGTGACAGTCGAAGGGGTCGGCAGCATCACAAACACCGTCAGGGCAGAAACCACCTGA
- a CDS encoding CoA ester lyase, whose amino-acid sequence MTQRTYMPRSTEDTSYSTPVLSSVLPGFIPERNIPAEIARSWLLVNAMKPELFDQSAVSRADSIILDIEDAVDPSQKDQARGNVIDWLTAGGQAWVRINDATSPFWADDLAGLRGTPGLLGVMLAKTESADQVTESFHRMDGKTPVIPLVESAVGIEEANNIAKAQGAFRLAFGSGDFRRDTGMAATPEAMAYPRAKLVVASRVGNLPGPIDGPTVGTNHPILREQTGITVMMGMTGKLCLAIDQTPVINEVISPTPSDVAWATDFMNDFEANGRVIRDGSDLPRLGRAEKIMKLAVAFGVQPAH is encoded by the coding sequence ATGACGCAGCGCACCTACATGCCCCGAAGCACCGAAGACACCTCCTACTCCACCCCAGTGCTCAGCAGTGTGCTCCCGGGCTTCATCCCGGAACGCAATATTCCCGCAGAGATCGCCCGTTCCTGGCTGTTGGTCAATGCCATGAAGCCTGAGCTGTTCGACCAGTCGGCAGTGTCCCGGGCCGATTCGATCATCCTGGATATTGAGGATGCGGTGGACCCGTCGCAGAAGGACCAGGCCCGCGGCAACGTGATCGACTGGCTGACCGCCGGCGGCCAGGCCTGGGTCCGGATCAATGACGCCACCAGCCCGTTCTGGGCCGATGACCTCGCGGGCCTGCGCGGCACCCCGGGCCTGCTCGGTGTCATGCTCGCCAAGACCGAATCGGCTGACCAGGTGACCGAGAGCTTCCACCGCATGGACGGCAAGACCCCCGTGATCCCGTTGGTGGAATCCGCGGTCGGCATCGAGGAAGCCAACAACATTGCCAAGGCGCAGGGTGCGTTCCGGCTGGCGTTCGGGTCCGGTGACTTCCGCCGCGATACCGGCATGGCCGCCACCCCGGAAGCGATGGCCTACCCGCGCGCCAAGCTGGTCGTCGCCAGCCGCGTGGGCAACCTGCCCGGCCCCATCGACGGCCCCACCGTCGGCACCAACCACCCCATCCTGCGCGAGCAGACCGGCATCACCGTGATGATGGGCATGACCGGCAAGCTTTGCCTGGCCATTGACCAGACCCCGGTGATCAACGAGGTCATCAGCCCCACCCCGTCCGACGTCGCGTGGGCCACCGACTTCATGAACGACTTCGAGGCCAACGGCCGCGTGATCCGTGACGGCTCCGACCTGCCCCGACTGGGCCGCGCCGAGAAGATCATGAAGCTCGCCGTAGCCTTCGGGGTCCAGCCCGCACATTAA
- a CDS encoding tartrate dehydrogenase yields the protein MSTSHRIAVIPGDGIGTEVVPEGLRVLNAAASAFDLNLQYEHFDYASADYYTRHGKMLPDGWFEELNQFDSIFFGAVGWPDVVPDHISLWGSLLQFRRHFDQYVSLRPVKLLPGVPSPLAGRAPGDVDFYVVRENTEGEYSSIGGKIFEGTDRETVVQETVMTRTGVDRILKYAFDLAQSRPKKHLTSATKSNGIAITMPYWDERVQEMAKGFSDLKVDKYHIDILAANFVMHPDWFDVVVASNLFGDILSDLGPACTGTIGIAPSGNINPERKFPSLFEPVHGSAPDIAGKGIANPIGQIWCAAMMLDHLGEPEAAAAITTAMETVLARGPEALTPDMGGKATTKELGKAVAAALTAS from the coding sequence ATGTCGACATCCCACCGCATCGCAGTCATTCCAGGCGACGGAATCGGCACCGAGGTCGTACCGGAAGGGCTGCGCGTCCTGAACGCCGCAGCCTCAGCCTTCGACCTCAACCTCCAATACGAACACTTCGACTATGCCTCCGCCGACTACTACACCCGGCACGGCAAGATGCTCCCCGACGGGTGGTTTGAGGAACTAAACCAGTTCGATTCCATCTTCTTCGGCGCCGTCGGCTGGCCCGACGTCGTCCCCGACCACATCTCCTTGTGGGGCAGCCTCCTGCAATTCCGTCGCCACTTCGACCAGTACGTCAGCCTCCGCCCGGTCAAACTCCTGCCCGGCGTGCCCAGCCCCCTGGCCGGCCGCGCCCCGGGCGACGTCGACTTCTACGTCGTTCGGGAAAACACCGAAGGCGAATACTCCAGCATCGGCGGAAAGATCTTCGAAGGCACCGACCGCGAAACCGTAGTCCAGGAAACCGTCATGACCCGCACCGGCGTGGACCGCATCCTCAAATACGCCTTCGACCTCGCCCAAAGCCGGCCCAAGAAGCACCTCACCTCCGCCACCAAAAGCAACGGCATCGCCATCACCATGCCCTACTGGGACGAACGTGTGCAGGAAATGGCCAAAGGCTTCTCCGATCTGAAGGTGGACAAGTACCACATCGACATCCTGGCCGCTAACTTCGTCATGCACCCTGACTGGTTCGACGTCGTGGTAGCCAGCAACCTCTTCGGCGACATCCTCTCCGACCTCGGACCGGCCTGCACAGGGACCATCGGCATCGCCCCCAGCGGAAACATCAACCCCGAACGCAAATTCCCCAGCCTCTTCGAACCCGTCCACGGCTCCGCGCCGGACATCGCCGGCAAGGGCATCGCCAACCCCATCGGCCAAATCTGGTGCGCCGCAATGATGCTGGACCACCTGGGAGAACCCGAAGCCGCGGCCGCCATCACCACCGCCATGGAAACCGTCCTTGCCCGCGGACCCGAAGCCCTCACACCCGACATGGGCGGAAAAGCCACCACCAAGGAACTGGGTAAAGCAGTGGCCGCAGCCCTGACCGCATCATGA
- a CDS encoding phosphoglycerate dehydrogenase, whose amino-acid sequence MARRILITTDYLHAGDAVDHLLRDRGLEPVYAPSRGSRSLEERRSLFDGISGAILASEPVTADMLADASSLKVIARSGVGFDSIDIQAASAGGIKVCNAPGTNHHSVAELTIGLIIMTARRLLEVTTAVREGGWPREAGHELRGSTLGIIGYGPSGRATATLGAALGMNILVSTAHPDPRNTAARFTDLDTVIQESDYLSLHTRGGRATGQLISASRLQAMKPKAVLINTARGSLVDEDALAKALSDGTIAAAALDVLESEPLPDDSSLRGLDNVLITSHLAGQTVEARARAGLAAAHAVIDVLEHRQPAHQVNH is encoded by the coding sequence ATGGCCCGGCGCATACTCATCACTACCGACTACCTGCACGCCGGAGATGCCGTCGATCACCTCCTGCGCGACCGTGGCTTGGAACCCGTCTACGCACCGTCCAGAGGCTCACGGTCCCTTGAGGAACGTCGCTCACTGTTCGACGGCATCTCCGGAGCCATCCTCGCCAGTGAACCCGTTACCGCCGACATGCTCGCTGATGCGTCCTCCCTCAAAGTCATCGCCCGCAGTGGCGTCGGCTTCGACTCCATCGACATCCAGGCCGCTTCCGCCGGCGGAATCAAGGTCTGCAACGCCCCCGGAACAAACCACCACTCCGTCGCCGAACTGACCATCGGGCTGATTATCATGACCGCACGCCGCCTCCTGGAGGTCACCACCGCCGTTCGCGAGGGCGGCTGGCCGCGTGAAGCCGGCCACGAACTGCGCGGCTCCACCCTCGGCATCATCGGCTACGGCCCCAGCGGACGCGCCACCGCGACCCTGGGCGCTGCCCTCGGCATGAATATCCTCGTCAGCACCGCCCACCCAGACCCCCGGAACACTGCGGCCCGGTTTACCGACCTCGACACGGTCATTCAGGAATCCGACTACCTCTCCCTGCACACCCGCGGAGGCCGCGCCACCGGACAGCTCATCAGTGCATCCCGGCTGCAAGCAATGAAACCCAAGGCCGTGCTCATCAACACCGCGCGGGGCTCACTCGTAGATGAAGACGCACTGGCCAAAGCACTGTCCGACGGCACCATCGCCGCAGCTGCCTTGGACGTTCTCGAAAGCGAGCCCCTCCCCGACGACAGTTCCCTCCGGGGCCTAGACAACGTGCTCATCACCTCCCACCTCGCCGGACAAACCGTTGAAGCCCGTGCCCGGGCCGGACTCGCAGCCGCACACGCCGTCATCGACGTCCTCGAACACCGCCAACCGGCACACCAGGTCAACCACTAA
- a CDS encoding cation:dicarboxylate symporter family transporter: MSSHTVQDHQHSPHPPKQSSRFGRLIRELWFQVLLGGVLGILVGMFIPQVGSQLTPLSDWFIALVKMIIIPVVFCVVTLGVASMDSLRKAGRIGIKALGYFIVLSLISMLIGLLVANIFHPGEGMNIDVSKLNADKIPGAGKSFDGIEFVNSLIPTSFFGALTSSAIPAALLVSIVFGAALNLSGESGVLLTGGIRALSTVVFRIVGWLMRLAPIGTFGALAATVAKYGATSLQQLGFLILLFTATCIVYVLVVLGIIARTCGLNIFTVMRYFKDELLIALATCSSEAVLPQVMKKLENMGVGKPTVGIVIPSAFSFNLDGSAIYLTMASVFLAQAVGIHLSWEQQLAMVGIMMISSKGTAGVAGGAFIVLAGSLGAVSAIPTAALALIVGVDRLLNEGRVFINVIGNVLATVVVGKWEKDFDLAQARNVIHASGRKKNELPARTADHVETETVDAH; encoded by the coding sequence ATGTCTTCCCACACTGTGCAGGACCACCAGCATTCCCCGCACCCGCCCAAACAGTCGTCCCGGTTCGGGCGTCTGATCCGTGAACTCTGGTTCCAGGTACTCCTCGGAGGAGTCCTCGGCATCCTCGTAGGCATGTTCATCCCGCAGGTCGGCTCGCAGCTGACCCCGCTCAGCGACTGGTTCATCGCCCTGGTCAAGATGATCATCATCCCGGTCGTCTTCTGCGTCGTCACCCTCGGCGTTGCGTCCATGGACAGCCTCCGGAAAGCAGGACGAATCGGCATCAAGGCCCTCGGTTACTTCATCGTCCTCTCCCTTATCTCGATGCTCATCGGCCTGCTTGTCGCCAACATCTTCCACCCCGGCGAGGGCATGAACATCGACGTCTCCAAACTGAACGCCGACAAGATCCCCGGCGCCGGCAAGAGCTTTGACGGCATCGAGTTCGTCAACAGCCTGATCCCCACGTCATTCTTCGGCGCCCTCACCAGCAGCGCCATCCCGGCCGCCCTCCTGGTCTCCATTGTCTTCGGCGCAGCACTGAACCTCTCGGGCGAATCCGGTGTCCTGCTCACCGGCGGCATCCGCGCCCTGTCCACCGTCGTGTTTCGGATCGTTGGCTGGCTCATGCGCCTGGCACCCATCGGAACCTTCGGCGCCCTCGCCGCTACGGTGGCCAAGTACGGGGCCACCAGCCTTCAGCAGCTCGGCTTCCTGATCCTGCTCTTCACCGCCACGTGCATCGTGTACGTCCTCGTCGTCTTGGGCATCATCGCCCGGACCTGCGGCCTGAACATCTTCACCGTCATGCGCTACTTCAAAGACGAGCTCCTGATCGCCCTGGCAACATGCTCCAGCGAGGCCGTGCTCCCGCAGGTGATGAAGAAGCTCGAAAACATGGGCGTCGGCAAGCCGACCGTCGGCATCGTCATCCCGTCCGCGTTCTCTTTCAATCTCGACGGATCCGCGATCTACCTGACCATGGCGTCCGTCTTCCTGGCCCAAGCCGTCGGGATCCACCTCTCCTGGGAACAGCAGCTGGCCATGGTCGGCATCATGATGATCTCCAGCAAGGGAACAGCCGGCGTCGCCGGCGGTGCCTTCATTGTGCTCGCCGGCTCCCTGGGAGCCGTCAGTGCGATCCCCACCGCCGCCCTCGCCCTCATCGTCGGCGTTGACCGCCTCCTGAACGAAGGCCGCGTCTTCATCAACGTCATCGGCAACGTGCTGGCAACAGTCGTCGTCGGCAAATGGGAGAAAGACTTCGACCTGGCACAGGCCCGCAACGTGATACACGCATCGGGTCGAAAGAAGAACGAACTCCCGGCAAGGACGGCCGACCACGTCGAGACCGAGACGGTCGACGCCCACTAA